Genomic DNA from Veillonella criceti:
TTCTTGAATAATATCAATGAGTTTACATCATTTTTATGATGAGTAACATGAATTATAGAATATAGTTTTGTGGAGTTGTGTCGCTTTTATGGCAAAATATAGAATCCAGCGTATTTTATAAGGGTTCTTGTATTGGATATATTGATAGTTAGAGGATATAGAATGAAAAAAATAGCAATTTTAGTTAATGAGGATACTATGCAACGTTGTTCTTGTGGTGGTTGTTTAGGTGCTTTTATGGGGAAACGAGATTCTTTTGCGCGCTATGAAGGCGAAGAGTTAGAGTTAGTTGGCTTTACTCATTCTGGGGGCGATTTAGCTAAAAAACTGGCCACGCTACGAAAGAAGGGTGTGGATATCGTTCATATTTCGACCTGTACTAAAAGTAAAAATCCGGAGTATGAAGCCATTGCAGATGCTTGTGCTGAATATTTTGATGTGGTGGGATATACGCATGGTAGCCCTGATGGCAAAGGGACCGGTAAGATGGCATTAATGTTAACAGCACGTC
This window encodes:
- a CDS encoding CGGC domain-containing protein, which gives rise to MKKIAILVNEDTMQRCSCGGCLGAFMGKRDSFARYEGEELELVGFTHSGGDLAKKLATLRKKGVDIVHISTCTKSKNPEYEAIADACAEYFDVVGYTHGSPDGKGTGKMALMLTARQPKEVE